From a single Calothrix sp. NIES-2098 genomic region:
- a CDS encoding serine/threonine kinase, with protein sequence MNQSSFASPQETGLLANRYKLIKVIGNGGMGKVFLAHDVLLGGIPVAIKFLSQTVADPKMQKDFAREALMSAALSQKTIHIVRAYDYGVSEKGNPFYVMEYLSGKCLKELIPVNLPIFMTLTRQICLGLQCAHQGINMDGNIYPLVHRDIKPANILVLPDPILSQLVKILDFGIAKFLNYATTISTNKGFHGTLPYCSPEQLEGGELDSRSDIYSLGVMMFEMLTGEKPWQPETDHFGAWYKAHHFEAPRAIAQVKPHLQIPRELNDLIMACMEKQVSDRPQNIAQLLQVLDNINRSNYLSLPTNMRIGEASSNIQVESANKNSANLPPISELPVAVEKICWKLTWPENKPIQEIVFPQILDTEPQPVTSIWLMLSKQEIKQRAISIRYNEFLFITSPHPMLLWLTVLYNRKLGPKWLPCYLDMHNPQNHRLVSSLAENERYPLILFTIEPPHTCASVISSYIEPTQRQMLKNWVKQSQSLPPSSQCQLSKNILKQQYRQMQSQIQQYLASMPQAVASSTMV encoded by the coding sequence GTGAACCAAAGCTCATTTGCATCTCCACAGGAAACAGGGTTACTTGCCAATCGCTATAAATTGATCAAAGTAATTGGCAACGGAGGCATGGGCAAGGTTTTTTTAGCACATGATGTTTTGCTAGGAGGAATACCCGTTGCGATAAAATTCCTCTCACAAACCGTTGCAGACCCAAAGATGCAAAAAGATTTCGCGAGAGAAGCTCTCATGAGTGCAGCTTTGAGTCAAAAAACGATACATATAGTCAGAGCGTATGATTATGGCGTAAGTGAAAAAGGCAACCCGTTTTACGTCATGGAATATTTATCTGGCAAATGTTTAAAGGAATTAATTCCTGTAAATTTGCCAATTTTTATGACTTTGACACGCCAGATTTGTTTGGGCTTACAATGTGCCCATCAAGGCATAAACATGGACGGTAATATCTATCCTCTAGTTCATAGAGATATTAAGCCAGCTAATATATTAGTTCTTCCAGATCCTATATTGAGTCAGTTAGTAAAAATCCTCGATTTTGGGATTGCTAAATTTTTAAATTATGCAACCACAATCAGCACAAATAAGGGCTTTCATGGCACATTACCCTATTGTTCGCCAGAACAACTAGAGGGAGGAGAATTAGATAGTCGCTCTGACATTTATAGCTTAGGAGTGATGATGTTTGAAATGCTCACAGGTGAAAAACCTTGGCAACCCGAAACCGATCATTTTGGTGCTTGGTATAAGGCACATCACTTTGAAGCACCAAGAGCGATCGCCCAGGTTAAACCTCATCTGCAAATACCACGAGAGCTAAACGATCTAATTATGGCTTGTATGGAGAAACAAGTCAGCGATCGCCCACAAAATATCGCTCAACTGCTGCAAGTCTTAGACAATATCAATCGCTCTAATTATCTCAGCTTGCCCACAAATATGAGGATAGGGGAAGCGAGCAGTAATATCCAAGTAGAATCTGCTAATAAAAATTCCGCAAATCTTCCTCCGATCTCTGAGTTACCTGTAGCTGTGGAAAAAATTTGCTGGAAACTTACCTGGCCGGAAAATAAGCCAATTCAAGAAATTGTTTTTCCCCAAATTCTGGATACCGAACCACAACCTGTAACATCAATCTGGTTGATGTTGTCAAAACAAGAAATCAAACAACGTGCCATTTCAATACGTTACAATGAATTTCTCTTCATTACATCTCCTCACCCCATGCTGCTGTGGCTGACAGTTTTGTACAATCGCAAACTCGGCCCCAAGTGGCTACCTTGCTACCTCGATATGCACAACCCACAAAATCATCGACTGGTATCTTCCTTGGCAGAAAATGAACGCTATCCTCTAATTTTATTTACTATCGAACCACCCCACACCTGTGCTAGCGTCATCAGCAGTTACATAGAGCCTACGCAGCGGCAAATGTTGAAAAATTGGGTAAAACAAAGTCAAAGTCTACCACCCTCTTCTCAGTGCCAATTGAGCAAAAACATCTTAAAGCAGCAGTATCGACAAATGCAATCGCAAATACAGCAGTATCTGGCATCAATGCCGCAAGCTGTAGCATCAAGCACTATGGTTTGA
- a CDS encoding Fis family transcriptional regulator, whose protein sequence is MTVRVRIAPSPTGNLHIGTARTAVFNWLFARHNGGKFILRIEDTDLERSRPEYTENILEGLRWLGLNWDEGPFFQSQRLDLYKQAVEKLLEQGLAYRCYTTSEELEALREAQQAKGEAPRYDNRHRNLTPEQEAAFKAEGRSFVIRFKIEDEREIVWHDLVRGKMSWRGSDLGGDMVIARASETGVGQPLYNFVVVVDDIDMQITHIIRGEDHIANTAKQILLYEALGAKTPEFAHSPLILSRDGRKLSKRDGVTSISDFKKLGFTPEALVNYMTLLGWSPPDSTQEIFTLESAAKEFSFERVNKAGAKFDWAKLDWLNSQYIHSTPVDKLTDLLLPYWEEAGFKFDGGRDRAWLEKLVALIGPSLTRLKDAVEQSQLFFTDTVEFSEEATKQLQQEGSAAALQAIDAALDSQTQLQEATAQEIIKQVVKAQNVKKGLVMRSLRAALTGDVHGPDLIQSWLLLNQIGLDRSRLSKAIALGS, encoded by the coding sequence GTGACTGTTAGAGTCCGTATTGCTCCAAGTCCCACGGGAAATTTACATATTGGTACAGCTAGAACGGCTGTGTTTAACTGGCTATTTGCCCGCCACAACGGCGGAAAGTTTATCTTGCGTATTGAAGACACAGACCTAGAGCGATCGCGTCCTGAATATACAGAGAATATCCTCGAAGGGTTGCGCTGGTTGGGGCTGAACTGGGATGAAGGCCCATTTTTTCAATCTCAACGCCTGGATCTTTACAAACAAGCAGTAGAAAAACTGCTAGAACAAGGATTAGCCTATCGCTGCTATACCACTTCTGAAGAACTAGAAGCTTTAAGGGAAGCCCAGCAAGCTAAAGGGGAAGCACCGCGCTATGATAATCGGCACCGCAACCTCACCCCAGAACAAGAAGCTGCTTTCAAAGCTGAAGGACGTAGCTTTGTAATTCGCTTCAAAATCGAAGATGAGCGCGAGATTGTCTGGCATGACTTAGTAAGAGGAAAAATGTCTTGGCGAGGAAGCGATCTCGGTGGTGATATGGTCATCGCTCGTGCTTCCGAAACAGGTGTTGGTCAACCACTATATAACTTTGTCGTTGTGGTTGATGACATCGATATGCAAATTACCCATATCATCCGGGGAGAAGACCATATAGCCAACACAGCCAAGCAAATTCTCCTCTACGAAGCTTTAGGGGCAAAAACCCCAGAATTTGCCCATTCTCCTCTAATTTTGAGCAGAGATGGACGCAAGCTATCTAAGCGGGACGGCGTTACTTCCATTTCTGACTTCAAAAAATTAGGTTTCACCCCCGAAGCTTTGGTGAATTACATGACTTTGTTGGGTTGGTCGCCACCAGACTCTACTCAAGAAATATTTACCTTAGAATCCGCAGCCAAAGAATTCAGCTTTGAACGTGTCAATAAAGCAGGTGCAAAGTTTGACTGGGCGAAATTGGATTGGTTAAACAGTCAGTATATCCACAGTACCCCAGTAGATAAGCTGACAGATTTACTCCTACCTTATTGGGAAGAAGCAGGCTTTAAATTTGATGGCGGACGAGATCGCGCTTGGTTAGAAAAGCTAGTAGCTTTAATCGGCCCTAGCCTGACGCGGCTCAAAGATGCTGTGGAGCAGAGCCAACTGTTCTTTACAGATACCGTTGAATTTAGCGAAGAAGCCACTAAACAGTTGCAGCAAGAAGGTTCTGCGGCTGCTCTGCAAGCTATTGATGCAGCTTTGGACAGTCAAACGCAATTACAAGAAGCCACCGCGCAAGAAATTATTAAGCAGGTGGTCAAAGCCCAAAATGTGAAGAAAGGGTTAGTAATGCGATCGCTTCGAGCCGCTTTAACTGGAGATGTTCATGGCCCCGACTTAATCCAATCCTGGTTACTACTCAATCAAATTGGTTTAGATCGATCGCGTTTGAGTAAAGCCATAGCTCTAGGCAGTTAG